CGGGTGATCGCCCAGATTGATGAGCTCGGGCGCACCCAGCGTCAGCGTGCCCGTCTTGTCGAAGACGACCGTATCGACCTCTGCCAGACGTTCCAGCGCGGTGCCGTCCTTGATCAGCATGCCCCGCTTGAACAGCCGTCCGGAGGCCGCGGTCGTAACGGCCGGCACGGCAAGGCCCAGCGCACAGGGGCAGGTGATGATCAGAACCGCCACGGCGATGTTGAGGGCCAGGCGGATGTCGCCGCCAGAGATCAACAGCCATCCGAGGAACGCGGTGAGCGACAGCAGATGCACACCGGGCGCATAGATCCGCGCCGCCCGGTCGGCGAGCGAGGTGTAACGGTTTTTGGAACTTTCCGCGACGGCCACGAGATCGGCCATGCGGTGGAGCGAACTGTCCTCCCCCGCCGCGGTGACCGTGACGGCCAGCGGCCCGGTCAGGTTCACCTCCCCCGCACATAGCGCGTCACCCGGACCGGCGGCGGCGGGAAGGCTTTCCCCGGTCAGAAGGGAGCGGTCGATCTCCGACGTCCCCTCGGCCACCACGCCGTCCACAGGCACGCGGCCGCCGGGCTTTACCAGAACCGTGTCGCCCACCACGATGTCGGAAATGGGCACGGTTTCCTCGGCGCCGTCGGTGCCACGGCGCAGGGCGCGCGGAACCTCAAGCGCCGCCAGTTCCTCGGCCGCGGACCGGGCCACGGCACGGGTACGGTGGTCGAGGTAGCGACCGGCCAGCAGAAAGAACGTCAACGACAGCGCCGCGTCGAAATAGGCATGTTCCCCATGCTGCGCGGTTTCATACAGCGACATACCGGCGGCAAGGATGATGGCCAGAGAGATCGGGACATCCATGTTCAGCCGCGCATGTTTCAGCACCGACAGGGCATTGCGGAAAAAGGGCTGTGCGGCAAAGGCGATGGTCGGCAGCGCGATCATTGCGGAGATCCAGTGGAACATGTCCCGCGTGGCGTCCGTTGCCCCCGACCAGACCGCCACGGACAAGAGCATCACGTTCATCATCGCAAAGCCGGACACGGCGATCCGCATCAGGATATCGCGCCCGGCCTTGTCGGTCGCCGTGGCAGAAATCACACCGGGGTCAAGCTCATGCGCCTCATACCCGATCCGTGCCAGCACGCTCGTCAGGTCCGCCGCGGTGATGTCTGCGTCAGCCTCCACGGCGACGCGCTTCAGCGTCAGGTTCACCCGCGCCTCGTGCACGCCGGCGGTACCGTTCAGTTCCCGTTCGACCGCCGAGATGCAGGCCGCGCAATGGATGGTCGGCAACGACAGGAACAGCCGGGCGTCCTTGGGCACCCCGGCCTCTGCCAGGGCTTCGGCCGCCGGCGCAGCCGCGCAGGCGGGACAAGCCGAGGCCGTGGGCCGTGTGTCGAGCGCAGCTCCCATGCTCTAGCCCCCTACGTACAGTTCCATGCGCTGGCGAAACGTGGTGCCGTCCTCCGCCCGTGCCTCCAGCCGGATCGTCCAGTAGCCGGGGTCAAGCTGCATCTTCGCCGAGTAC
The genomic region above belongs to Rhodovulum sp. P5 and contains:
- a CDS encoding heavy metal translocating P-type ATPase, with translation MGAALDTRPTASACPACAAAPAAEALAEAGVPKDARLFLSLPTIHCAACISAVERELNGTAGVHEARVNLTLKRVAVEADADITAADLTSVLARIGYEAHELDPGVISATATDKAGRDILMRIAVSGFAMMNVMLLSVAVWSGATDATRDMFHWISAMIALPTIAFAAQPFFRNALSVLKHARLNMDVPISLAIILAAGMSLYETAQHGEHAYFDAALSLTFFLLAGRYLDHRTRAVARSAAEELAALEVPRALRRGTDGAEETVPISDIVVGDTVLVKPGGRVPVDGVVAEGTSEIDRSLLTGESLPAAAGPGDALCAGEVNLTGPLAVTVTAAGEDSSLHRMADLVAVAESSKNRYTSLADRAARIYAPGVHLLSLTAFLGWLLISGGDIRLALNIAVAVLIITCPCALGLAVPAVTTAASGRLFKRGMLIKDGTALERLAEVDTVVFDKTGTLTLGAPELINLGDHPRRDLEIALALASHSEHPLARALTDAARGAGVRPASLSDIREVPGFGVEATLGGEPLRFGRANWVGAETSEQTAAWLQVGPSAPRAFTFADRLRPGAEQAVAELRRRGLGVRLISGDAPAPVADLAERLGIDDWTAEALPMEKAEAVRALSESGARVLMVGDGLNDTAALAAAHVSISPATALDAARVASDIVLLGTDLAPLGEAVTTARKATRRIHENFAISALYNLIAVPIALVGLATPLAAALAMSASSITVSLNALRLR